In Dysidea avara chromosome 3, odDysAvar1.4, whole genome shotgun sequence, a single window of DNA contains:
- the LOC136250460 gene encoding calcium-binding protein P-like translates to MMTGTGLDYKPPIDEAYPTAQGGEYPPPQVGYPPPQTGYPPPQAGYPPPQAGYPPGYTPNQQATYPPTEPVPPPYPGQSGDYQPPPPAPPPEQQPQSNIIVVTQPTQPTIVHQRSTIPDYTVLSIVMTVVCIFCNLCALACTIPAIFLSVQAKEEEAKGDHVSALQHARTALYLNIAAVIFAVVVWIVWIAAVAASA, encoded by the exons ATGATGACAG GCACAGGCTTGGATTACAAACCCCCAATTGATGAGGCATATCCAACAGCACAAGGAGGAG AGTATCCACCACCTCAAGTTGGATATCCCCCACCTCAAACAGGGTACCCCCCACCTCAAGCTGGGTACCCCCCACCTCAGGCTGGGTACCCCCCAGGGTATACTCCTAACCAACAAGCAACATATCCACCAACAGAGCCAGTACCACCTCCATATCCTGGACAAAGTGGGGACTACCAACCACCACCCCCAGCTCCTCCACCAGAACAGCAACCTCAA TCTAATATCATCGTCGTGACTCAGCCAACTCAACCCACAATTGTACATCAAAGATCCACCATACCTGACTATACTGTACTGTCGATCGTCATGACCGTTGTGTGCATCTTCTGTAACTTGTGTGCTCTTGCCTGTACCATCCCTGCCATCTTCCTTTCTGTTCAG GCTAAGGAAGAAGAAGCAAAAGGAGACCATGTCAGTGCTCTACAACATGCAAGAACTGCTTTGTACCTCAATATTGCTGCTGTGATATTTGCTGTTGTGGTGTGGATAGTTTGGATTGCAGCTGTAGCAGCTTCTGCCTAA